The following proteins are co-located in the Haloarcula marismortui ATCC 43049 genome:
- a CDS encoding SLC13 family permease has translation MLFVFAVIVAALVLFATEALPVDVTAIAVMVALMLAEPVTVLATDLGLLAEPVYVLHQAGDGISPLDRGLSGFASTATITVLAMFILSDGVQRTGIVQILGAKIASLTGDSETKQLSATVGLVAPISGFINNTAAVAILLPMVTDIAHKGKLSPSKLLLPLSYASMFGGMLTLIGTSTNILASQLSAELIDQPFSMFEFTQLGIIVTVIGTVYLLTVGRYLVPSRIPVEEDLTEEFEMGEYLTEVVVRQDSPLIGQTVDEALRVSAFDVDIVQLVREKRTFLEPLGQKSIRAGDVFAVRTDRDTLVDLLDVEGLDIIPDVEVDDAELETANERKNLVEVVVAPGSSLIGETLVSTNFRQRYDATVLALRHGQELYRQRMDHVTLRIGDTLLVQATPESIDRLNRNNDFIVAQEVARPDFRRSKIPVAIGIVAAVVGVAALTPVHIVISALGGALAMVLTGCLRPPELYDAVQWDVIFLLAGVIPLGTALQETGGADLLAELFVMGAGSILAAGGGLAVVLGLMYLVTALLTNIISNNASVVLMIPVAIETAQQLNANAFAFVLAVTFAASTAFMTPVGYQTNLLVYGPGGYRFTDYLKVGAPLQAVFAVATTLGIAYFWGLAPA, from the coding sequence ATGTTGTTCGTGTTTGCGGTCATTGTCGCTGCGCTGGTGCTGTTTGCGACGGAGGCGCTGCCCGTCGATGTGACCGCTATTGCCGTTATGGTCGCGCTGATGCTGGCCGAACCGGTGACGGTGCTCGCGACCGACCTCGGGTTGCTTGCCGAGCCGGTGTACGTGTTACACCAGGCCGGTGACGGGATTTCGCCGCTGGATCGTGGGCTTTCCGGCTTTGCCTCGACGGCGACGATAACGGTGCTTGCGATGTTCATTCTCTCGGACGGCGTCCAGCGGACCGGGATCGTCCAGATTCTCGGCGCGAAAATCGCCTCGCTGACCGGAGACAGCGAAACGAAACAGCTCAGTGCGACCGTCGGGCTGGTCGCGCCTATCTCCGGGTTCATCAACAACACTGCCGCCGTTGCCATCCTCCTGCCGATGGTCACTGACATCGCACACAAGGGCAAGCTCTCGCCGTCGAAACTACTGTTGCCGCTGTCCTATGCTTCGATGTTCGGCGGAATGCTGACGCTCATTGGGACGTCGACGAACATCCTCGCCTCGCAGCTCTCGGCGGAACTGATCGACCAGCCGTTCAGTATGTTCGAGTTCACCCAGCTCGGCATCATCGTGACCGTCATCGGAACGGTTTATCTTCTTACCGTCGGGCGCTATCTGGTCCCGTCGCGGATTCCGGTCGAAGAGGACCTCACCGAGGAGTTCGAGATGGGTGAGTATCTCACCGAGGTCGTCGTTCGCCAAGACTCCCCGCTCATCGGGCAGACTGTCGACGAGGCGCTCAGAGTTTCGGCGTTTGACGTGGACATCGTCCAGTTGGTCCGTGAGAAACGCACGTTCCTCGAACCGCTCGGCCAGAAATCCATTCGGGCCGGTGATGTCTTCGCCGTTCGGACGGACCGAGACACGCTCGTCGACCTCCTCGATGTCGAAGGGCTGGACATCATTCCGGATGTCGAGGTCGACGACGCGGAACTGGAAACCGCAAACGAGCGGAAAAACCTCGTTGAGGTTGTCGTCGCCCCCGGCTCCTCGCTTATTGGCGAGACACTCGTCTCCACGAACTTCCGCCAGCGCTACGACGCGACAGTGCTGGCGCTTCGCCACGGGCAGGAGCTGTACCGCCAACGAATGGACCACGTTACACTCCGCATCGGCGATACGCTTCTGGTGCAGGCCACTCCTGAAAGCATCGACCGTCTCAACCGTAACAACGACTTCATCGTCGCCCAGGAGGTCGCACGCCCGGATTTCCGGCGGTCGAAGATTCCCGTCGCTATCGGCATCGTCGCTGCTGTCGTCGGCGTCGCGGCGCTGACGCCGGTTCACATCGTCATCTCGGCGCTCGGCGGCGCGCTGGCGATGGTGCTCACCGGCTGTCTCCGCCCCCCGGAGCTGTACGACGCCGTCCAGTGGGATGTCATCTTCCTGCTCGCCGGCGTCATCCCGCTTGGTACCGCACTACAGGAGACCGGCGGCGCTGACTTGCTCGCGGAACTGTTCGTCATGGGCGCTGGCAGCATCCTCGCCGCCGGGGGCGGCCTCGCCGTCGTTCTCGGGCTGATGTACCTCGTTACGGCGCTGCTGACGAACATCATCTCGAACAACGCCTCCGTCGTCCTGATGATCCCGGTCGCCATCGAAACCGCCCAGCAACTGAACGCCAACGCCTTCGCCTTCGTCCTCGCCGTCACCTTCGCTGCCTCGACGGCGTTCATGACGCCGGTTGGCTATCAGACCAACCTCCTTGTCTATGGGCCCGGTGGGTACCGATTCACCGATTATCTGAAGGTTGGTGCGCCGCTACAGGCCGTATTCGCCGTCGCAACGACGCTTGGCATCGCGTATTTCTGGGGCCTCGCTCCCGCGTGA
- a CDS encoding BMP family lipoprotein, with the protein MRNHNITRRQLLASGGAAATAALAGCAGGFGGSGQGDEGASDSQEATASGIDESDAAATVGMVYALGGLDDRSFNDAANRGIQRARLDDGVEYTNHEPTSVAGFGEIQAELASSTSPSYDLICCIGFLQAEGLSEAASEYTDQQFMIVDSVVEADNVASYVFREHEGSFQAGNLAGLLTTRDVDLGAGSTNPDETTVGFVGGLDQPLIHKFEAGFRAGVEYANTDVDVLTEYLGNFDDVQGARDIAAKMYDDGADIVYHAAGGAGVGIFQAAQAHGRYAIGVDSDQSRSNPRYADVVLASMVKRVNVAVYDAATATVADNLPAGEVVSLGLDSDGVGVVYGTSLEPAIPDDIREALSTSREQIAAGDIVVPTERSNTGGA; encoded by the coding sequence GTGCGCAATCACAATATTACAAGACGTCAGCTCCTCGCCAGCGGCGGCGCGGCCGCGACCGCAGCACTCGCCGGCTGTGCGGGCGGCTTCGGAGGGAGCGGACAGGGAGACGAGGGGGCCAGCGACAGCCAAGAAGCAACTGCCAGTGGCATCGACGAGAGCGATGCGGCGGCGACTGTCGGAATGGTGTACGCGCTGGGTGGGCTCGATGACCGCTCGTTCAATGATGCTGCGAACCGCGGCATTCAGCGCGCACGCCTCGATGACGGGGTCGAGTACACGAACCACGAGCCAACCAGTGTCGCCGGGTTCGGCGAAATACAGGCCGAGCTGGCGAGTTCGACGAGTCCGTCATACGACCTTATCTGTTGTATCGGATTTCTGCAGGCTGAAGGGCTATCTGAGGCTGCATCGGAGTACACGGACCAGCAGTTCATGATCGTCGACTCTGTCGTGGAGGCAGACAACGTGGCGAGTTACGTGTTCCGCGAACACGAGGGGTCGTTTCAGGCCGGGAACCTCGCTGGGCTGCTCACAACCAGAGATGTCGACCTCGGGGCAGGCTCGACGAACCCGGACGAGACGACCGTCGGATTCGTCGGCGGCCTCGACCAGCCGCTCATCCACAAGTTCGAGGCCGGCTTCAGAGCCGGCGTCGAGTACGCTAACACAGACGTTGATGTCCTCACCGAGTACCTCGGGAACTTCGACGACGTGCAGGGCGCTCGGGACATCGCAGCCAAGATGTACGACGATGGGGCGGACATCGTCTACCACGCGGCGGGTGGCGCAGGTGTTGGTATCTTCCAGGCCGCACAGGCTCATGGCCGGTACGCAATCGGGGTGGACTCAGACCAGTCCCGGAGTAACCCTCGGTACGCGGATGTCGTACTCGCGAGCATGGTCAAGCGAGTGAACGTTGCGGTCTACGACGCGGCGACGGCGACGGTCGCGGACAACCTCCCCGCTGGTGAGGTTGTCTCGCTCGGGCTTGATAGTGACGGCGTCGGCGTCGTCTATGGCACCTCCCTCGAGCCGGCAATTCCCGACGATATCAGGGAGGCGCTGTCGACATCGCGGGAGCAAATCGCCGCCGGCGACATCGTCGTGCCCACTGAGCGCTCCAACACGGGTGGTGCCTGA
- a CDS encoding methyl-accepting chemotaxis protein, producing MAGGPLDGLASALDRVAPEFIRQRFAAKFAVAFLAVLLVIAGAGAFTFQATSTAVEQQTTEQLAETSQLEGDSIGSWVEQQRTHTRSISQGEPLRSDRRAAAYILLQDQLLPDDVVSMHLVNESRGEVVASTELPLEGRSLSELDAPWTAAEVPEGPGNNTQVWSSSRSYRSPVLNDEPVMAFASSVPKRDGSHLVVVTRIQSQVDRLSDTNSTKETTILNTNDETVLNIDREFDAATHSESLAAIRDANGTAAPVTAVSDGRVYAFAPVPTTNWVTVTSLDTAQAFSVRDTVGQTVGLLVLLALVSLSAVGLVLGKRTVDPLKQLRDRAERIEAGNFDVDLSTNRADEIGRLYGTFDDMRISLQNRIQEAEDAVEEAKTARSEAEELRTEAEDARAEAEEASQRLQERATEYSAVMQEIADGDLTKRLDEDAEETAMREVAVEFNAMLDGLEATVSEVAAFADEVADATIEVATGAEEIETTSQTVSDRIQEIADGAIRQHDDLEEAAAEMDELSASIEEVAASSTTVAETAREAVDRGETGREAAESAIDDMAEIESRSADAVDQILALQKRMDDIGEIVDFISDIAEQTNMLALNANIEAARADKDGEGFAVVADEVKNLAEETKQAAAEIEAEIAAVQTETDETVTDIRATSDHIDTGVKTVREAADAIADTVDAIENANDGIQEIADATEDQADATQSVVHRVDGVSEISQNVTEDAEQVSAAAEEQSASVAEIAQSADELRDRADSLAATVDEFDTSSREDDHSDVGGQR from the coding sequence ATGGCGGGCGGTCCGCTCGACGGACTGGCGAGTGCGCTTGATCGAGTCGCTCCCGAATTCATACGGCAACGGTTCGCTGCGAAGTTTGCTGTTGCGTTCCTCGCCGTGTTGCTCGTCATCGCGGGCGCCGGCGCGTTCACGTTTCAGGCGACATCCACAGCAGTCGAGCAACAGACAACCGAACAGCTCGCCGAGACCAGCCAGCTGGAGGGGGACTCTATCGGCTCGTGGGTCGAACAGCAACGCACGCACACCCGGTCCATTTCGCAGGGTGAACCACTCCGGAGCGACCGGCGCGCTGCGGCGTACATCCTGCTGCAGGACCAGTTACTGCCTGACGACGTTGTCAGTATGCACCTCGTAAACGAATCCCGTGGCGAGGTAGTCGCCAGCACGGAACTCCCGCTAGAGGGACGGTCGCTGTCCGAACTTGACGCGCCGTGGACGGCCGCCGAAGTGCCGGAGGGGCCCGGCAACAACACACAGGTCTGGTCGAGTAGTCGGTCGTACCGCTCGCCGGTCCTCAACGACGAGCCCGTGATGGCGTTCGCGAGCTCGGTCCCGAAGCGTGACGGCTCGCACCTCGTCGTCGTCACGCGTATCCAGAGTCAGGTCGACCGGCTCAGCGATACGAATTCGACGAAGGAAACCACGATTCTGAACACCAACGACGAGACGGTACTGAACATCGACCGCGAGTTCGATGCTGCCACCCACAGTGAGAGCCTCGCGGCAATCCGCGACGCGAACGGCACTGCAGCCCCGGTGACAGCGGTGTCCGATGGTCGCGTGTACGCGTTCGCGCCCGTCCCGACCACGAACTGGGTCACAGTGACCAGTCTAGACACGGCACAGGCGTTCAGTGTCCGGGATACGGTCGGGCAGACGGTCGGACTGCTTGTCCTGCTGGCACTCGTTTCGTTGTCGGCTGTCGGCCTCGTACTCGGAAAACGCACGGTTGACCCCCTGAAGCAGCTACGAGACCGTGCTGAACGCATCGAGGCCGGCAACTTCGATGTCGACCTCTCGACGAACCGTGCCGATGAAATCGGCCGGCTCTACGGGACGTTTGACGATATGCGGATCTCTCTGCAGAACCGCATTCAGGAAGCGGAGGATGCAGTTGAGGAAGCGAAGACGGCGCGGTCGGAGGCCGAGGAGCTCCGCACGGAAGCGGAGGACGCACGGGCTGAGGCGGAGGAAGCCAGCCAGCGGCTTCAGGAGCGCGCTACCGAGTACAGCGCGGTGATGCAGGAGATCGCTGACGGTGATCTCACGAAGCGACTCGACGAAGACGCGGAGGAGACGGCAATGCGAGAAGTCGCAGTGGAGTTCAACGCAATGCTCGACGGGCTCGAAGCCACCGTCAGTGAGGTCGCGGCGTTCGCCGACGAGGTCGCGGATGCCACAATCGAGGTCGCAACTGGGGCCGAAGAAATCGAGACGACGAGCCAGACCGTCAGTGACCGCATACAGGAGATCGCCGACGGCGCTATCAGACAGCACGACGACCTTGAGGAGGCTGCCGCCGAAATGGACGAGCTATCGGCGAGCATCGAGGAAGTCGCAGCGTCATCGACGACGGTCGCAGAGACGGCCAGGGAAGCCGTCGACCGTGGCGAAACGGGCCGGGAAGCCGCCGAGTCAGCCATTGACGACATGGCGGAAATCGAGTCCCGCTCGGCAGATGCGGTCGACCAGATTCTCGCGCTACAGAAGCGGATGGACGACATCGGCGAGATTGTCGACTTCATTTCGGATATCGCCGAGCAGACGAATATGCTCGCCCTGAACGCCAACATCGAGGCCGCCCGTGCCGACAAGGACGGCGAGGGCTTCGCCGTTGTCGCCGACGAGGTCAAGAACCTCGCGGAGGAGACAAAGCAGGCGGCAGCAGAGATAGAAGCCGAAATCGCGGCCGTGCAAACGGAGACGGACGAGACTGTCACGGACATCCGCGCGACCAGCGACCACATCGACACCGGTGTGAAGACTGTCCGCGAGGCTGCCGACGCGATAGCGGACACTGTCGACGCAATCGAGAACGCCAACGATGGGATTCAGGAGATTGCGGACGCCACCGAGGACCAGGCCGACGCAACGCAGAGCGTCGTCCACCGCGTCGACGGGGTGTCCGAGATCAGCCAGAACGTGACGGAAGACGCCGAGCAGGTATCGGCGGCCGCCGAAGAGCAGTCCGCGTCCGTCGCTGAAATCGCCCAGAGCGCGGACGAACTCCGCGACCGTGCCGACTCGCTGGCCGCGACCGTCGACGAGTTCGACACCAGTAGCAGGGAGGACGACCACAGCGATGTCGGAGGCCAGCGATAA